From a single Bacillus gobiensis genomic region:
- the comGC gene encoding competence type IV pilus major pilin ComGC, whose product MNEKGFTLIEMLIVLLIISILLLITIPNVTKHNQSIQTKGCEGLVNMVQAQVTAFQMDHDGKIPTIVELQQDQYVKEGTACPNGKNLTIDNSSGEVNVE is encoded by the coding sequence ATGAACGAAAAAGGATTTACATTGATTGAAATGCTGATAGTACTTCTAATTATTTCGATCTTGCTTCTTATCACAATCCCAAACGTGACAAAGCATAACCAAAGTATACAAACAAAGGGCTGCGAAGGACTTGTGAATATGGTTCAAGCACAGGTAACTGCATTTCAGATGGATCATGACGGAAAAATTCCAACGATAGTAGAATTACAGCAAGACCAGTATGTAAAGGAAGGAACCGCTTGTCCGAACGGCAAAAATTTAACGATTGATAACAGTTCCGGGGAAGTAAATGTTGAATAA
- the comGB gene encoding competence type IV pilus assembly protein ComGB, with amino-acid sequence MKWNNSKWSINEQAFFLKRTGEMIEKGYTLLEALSFIYLQLNPHQQKHIDEGIKQLTTGDPFYKVLETIGFQRDVISIHYFAEQHGNLSFALKQSGDLLYRRVSQAEKFKRVAKYPLFLIFVVAIMLYIIQAVIVPQFSSIYQSMNLDASFGITFLFAFFSSLKYVLLLFTILIAYCVVYYFFVFRHRTPSAKMALLIKFPFWGNQILLLNSYFFSLQLSNLLKSGLSIYDSLKAFRDQSFLPFYQEEAETFIQRLKHGEDIGQLLKDHPYYEKDLSKVVKHGQINGQLDRELFTYSQFLLERLERKAEKWSSILQPAIYGFVGFMIVVVYLSMLLPMYHMMNEL; translated from the coding sequence ATGAAGTGGAATAATAGTAAGTGGTCAATCAACGAGCAGGCTTTTTTCTTAAAACGAACAGGGGAAATGATTGAAAAGGGATACACTTTATTAGAAGCATTATCGTTTATCTACCTGCAATTGAACCCGCATCAGCAAAAGCACATTGACGAAGGCATTAAACAGCTAACGACAGGTGACCCGTTTTACAAGGTTCTAGAGACAATTGGATTTCAAAGAGATGTCATCAGCATTCATTATTTTGCCGAGCAGCACGGAAATTTATCATTTGCGTTAAAACAAAGCGGAGACCTTCTATATCGAAGGGTATCTCAAGCTGAGAAATTTAAGAGAGTGGCAAAATACCCGTTGTTTCTTATTTTTGTCGTGGCGATCATGTTATACATCATCCAAGCAGTTATTGTTCCCCAGTTTTCAAGCATCTATCAATCCATGAATTTGGACGCATCATTTGGAATTACATTTCTATTTGCATTTTTTAGCAGCTTAAAGTATGTATTACTTCTTTTTACGATTCTGATCGCATATTGTGTGGTCTATTATTTTTTTGTCTTTCGTCATCGAACACCATCGGCAAAAATGGCCCTTCTCATTAAGTTTCCTTTTTGGGGAAATCAAATCCTTCTGCTTAATAGCTATTTTTTCTCGCTCCAGCTTAGCAACTTACTGAAATCGGGATTATCTATTTATGACAGCCTTAAAGCGTTCCGGGATCAATCATTTTTGCCTTTTTATCAGGAAGAAGCTGAAACGTTTATTCAAAGATTAAAGCATGGAGAAGATATCGGCCAATTGCTAAAAGATCATCCGTACTATGAAAAAGACCTCTCAAAAGTAGTTAAGCATGGCCAAATCAATGGCCAGCTTGATCGTGAGTTATTCACCTACAGCCAATTTTTACTCGAGCGGCTGGAAAGGAAAGCGGAAAAATGGTCCAGTATTCTTCAGCCCGCTATTTACGGATTTGTCGGATTCATGATTGTTGTTGTTTATTTGTCAATGCTTTTGCCAATGTATCACATGATGAATGAATTATAA
- the comGE gene encoding competence type IV pilus minor pilin ComGE, with the protein MFKKSNKGFSTIETVSAFSIWAMMTCLLLPFLHQITIQREVNQQKEQSYHLLNAELNHYMFTGEKRKKVFVLGNETYVIDWRDEENFEQACIRREGGSEKDKHCLSIYKTEWLYSS; encoded by the coding sequence ATGTTCAAAAAATCGAATAAAGGGTTTTCTACAATTGAAACGGTGTCAGCATTTAGTATTTGGGCCATGATGACTTGCTTGCTGCTTCCTTTTCTTCATCAAATTACAATACAGAGGGAAGTGAACCAACAAAAAGAGCAAAGCTATCATTTATTAAATGCTGAGCTGAATCATTATATGTTTACCGGGGAAAAACGCAAGAAAGTCTTTGTCCTCGGAAATGAGACATATGTAATTGATTGGAGGGATGAAGAGAATTTTGAACAGGCTTGCATTAGGCGGGAAGGCGGATCTGAAAAAGACAAGCATTGCTTATCCATTTACAAAACAGAATGGTTATACTCTTCTTAA
- the comGA gene encoding competence type IV pilus ATPase ComGA, which yields MYEIETLSDRLIDEACKLRASDIHIVPREKDAVVHYRIDDDLIRMKKMKREESHRLISHFKFLASMDIGERRKPQNGSLSVKREDASVHLRLSTLPTVYDESLVIRVLPQERIPPLNKLSLFSSSTAKILSLLNHSHGLFLFTGPTGSGKSTTLYSLIRYAKENFNRNIITLEDPVETKSEDILQVQVNEKAGITYASGLKAILRHDPDMIILGEIRDAETAKIAIRAALTGHLVLSTMHTKDAKGAIYRLLEFGIKLSEIEQTLIAVAAQRLVDLRCPYCTEKPCSVYCKLLRNTRRASVYELLYGKSLSLCMKEAQGEHAVHHYVTLKRLMQKGVALGYLTDKTYFRWVLHEVE from the coding sequence ATTCACATCGTGCCGAGGGAAAAGGATGCGGTAGTTCATTATCGAATCGATGATGACTTAATTCGCATGAAAAAGATGAAACGAGAGGAGAGCCATCGGCTGATCTCCCATTTCAAGTTCCTTGCTTCTATGGATATTGGTGAAAGAAGGAAGCCCCAAAATGGCTCGTTATCTGTAAAAAGGGAGGATGCGTCGGTTCATTTACGGCTCTCGACTTTGCCTACTGTCTATGATGAGAGTCTGGTTATACGCGTACTTCCTCAAGAACGGATACCGCCTCTCAATAAGCTGTCTTTGTTTTCTTCTTCGACCGCTAAAATTTTATCATTATTAAATCATTCTCATGGACTATTTTTATTTACCGGTCCGACAGGCTCTGGGAAATCGACGACCCTTTACTCATTAATCCGTTACGCGAAAGAGAATTTCAACCGGAATATTATTACACTTGAGGATCCTGTAGAAACGAAAAGTGAGGATATTCTGCAGGTACAGGTAAATGAAAAGGCGGGAATTACCTATGCTTCCGGGTTAAAAGCGATTCTGAGACACGATCCAGATATGATTATTCTCGGCGAAATCAGAGACGCTGAAACGGCGAAGATAGCAATACGTGCGGCTCTAACCGGTCATCTTGTCCTCAGTACAATGCATACAAAAGACGCAAAGGGTGCCATCTACAGGCTGCTTGAATTCGGAATTAAGCTGTCGGAAATTGAACAAACCTTAATCGCCGTTGCCGCACAGCGCCTGGTTGATTTACGTTGTCCATATTGTACAGAGAAGCCGTGCTCTGTTTATTGTAAGCTTTTAAGAAATACGAGAAGGGCAAGCGTATATGAGCTTTTGTATGGGAAAAGCCTCAGTTTATGTATGAAAGAAGCGCAGGGGGAGCATGCAGTCCATCACTACGTCACTTTAAAAAGGCTGATGCAAAAGGGTGTTGCTCTCGGCTATCTGACTGATAAAACGTACTTTCGCTGGGTGCTTCATGAAGTGGAATAA
- the comGD gene encoding competence type IV pilus minor pilin ComGD: MLNKESGFTLLESLTVLAIATIMLTVVFAVMPPTLQKQADMQFVEQFIRDLHHAQQYAITTGERVRVIFDHQNKSYAVRPLNLELKSVMTRSYNATIKIEETTLTKNLIFTSSGSANASGKIVIRTKESVYEITIYIGEGKMNVQKIE; this comes from the coding sequence ATGTTGAATAAGGAAAGTGGTTTTACGCTGTTAGAAAGCTTAACCGTTCTTGCTATTGCTACGATCATGTTAACTGTTGTTTTTGCCGTAATGCCTCCCACTCTTCAAAAGCAGGCTGACATGCAATTTGTAGAGCAATTTATACGTGATCTTCACCACGCACAACAGTATGCAATTACGACAGGTGAGCGGGTCAGGGTGATATTTGATCATCAAAACAAAAGCTACGCAGTCCGCCCGCTGAATTTGGAATTAAAAAGTGTAATGACTCGGAGCTACAACGCGACAATCAAAATTGAAGAAACGACACTGACAAAAAATTTGATCTTCACAAGCAGCGGGTCCGCGAATGCAAGCGGGAAGATTGTGATCCGGACGAAAGAGAGTGTGTATGAAATCACCATCTACATTGGCGAGGGAAAAATGAATGTTCAAAAAATCGAATAA